In Synechococcus sp. CB0101, a genomic segment contains:
- a CDS encoding sodium:alanine symporter family protein: protein MKDLLDQINGVVWGPITLWLIGLTGLYLLVGLRFMPLRRIGFAVRQTLLSIRHSGGEGDVSAFQSLMTALAATIGTGNVAGVAGAIGVGGPGAVFWMWLIALVGMATKYAESLLAVHHREVDELGEHVGGPMYVIRNGLGPAWNWLAVLFAVFGTLAGFGIGNGVQAHELAKALNISLGVPPLATGIVFAAITFAVIIGGIERIGRVASAVVPFMAVIYVGGAATILLSHLAEIPAALSLIVQDAFSAQALAGGALGVMIQKGIARGVFSNEAGLGTAPIAQAAAKPGDPVLQGSVAMLGTFIDTIIVCTMTALVIVTSGAWLPMEGVDTPTGVALTMAAFDWGLPGGAWLVTFGTVFFTATTILGWGYYSERCLEFLVGVKGIKPFRLVWVAVVVIGAVASFDLVWTVADILNGLMAIPNLISLLLLSGTVFQLTRRYDFSAARFRD from the coding sequence TTGAAAGACCTGCTGGATCAAATCAATGGCGTCGTGTGGGGACCGATCACCCTTTGGTTGATTGGTCTCACCGGTTTGTATCTGTTGGTGGGGCTGCGGTTCATGCCCTTGCGCCGCATCGGTTTTGCGGTGCGGCAAACCTTGCTCTCGATCCGTCATTCCGGCGGTGAAGGCGACGTCAGCGCCTTCCAGTCGTTGATGACGGCGTTGGCCGCCACGATCGGCACCGGCAACGTGGCTGGCGTGGCCGGCGCCATTGGTGTGGGCGGCCCTGGGGCTGTGTTTTGGATGTGGCTGATTGCCCTGGTGGGCATGGCCACCAAATACGCCGAGTCGTTGCTCGCCGTTCACCACCGCGAGGTCGACGAGTTGGGTGAACACGTCGGCGGGCCGATGTATGTGATTCGCAACGGCCTTGGTCCGGCCTGGAATTGGCTGGCGGTGCTCTTCGCCGTGTTCGGCACGCTGGCGGGTTTTGGCATCGGCAATGGCGTGCAGGCCCATGAGCTCGCCAAAGCGCTCAACATCTCTCTGGGTGTGCCGCCCCTCGCCACGGGCATTGTGTTTGCGGCGATCACCTTCGCCGTGATCATCGGCGGCATCGAGCGCATCGGCCGCGTCGCCTCCGCTGTGGTGCCGTTCATGGCGGTGATCTACGTTGGTGGTGCGGCCACGATCCTGTTGTCGCACCTGGCGGAGATCCCGGCGGCCCTTTCGCTGATTGTTCAGGATGCCTTCAGCGCCCAAGCCCTGGCTGGTGGCGCCCTGGGCGTGATGATTCAGAAGGGCATCGCCCGGGGGGTGTTCTCCAATGAGGCTGGTTTAGGTACGGCTCCGATCGCCCAGGCCGCGGCGAAGCCCGGCGATCCGGTGCTGCAGGGCTCAGTGGCCATGCTCGGCACCTTCATCGACACGATCATTGTCTGCACGATGACGGCGCTGGTGATCGTGACCAGTGGCGCCTGGTTGCCGATGGAGGGCGTGGATACCCCCACGGGTGTGGCACTCACCATGGCCGCCTTCGATTGGGGTCTGCCGGGCGGCGCTTGGCTGGTGACCTTCGGCACGGTGTTCTTCACCGCCACCACGATCCTGGGCTGGGGCTACTACAGCGAGCGCTGCCTGGAATTCCTGGTGGGTGTGAAAGGCATCAAACCCTTCCGTCTGGTGTGGGTGGCGGTGGTGGTGATCGGCGCGGTGGCCAGCTTCGATCTGGTGTGGACCGTGGCCGACATCCTCAACGGATTGATGGCGATCCCCAACCTGATCAGCCTGCTGCTGCTCAGCGGTACGGTGTTCCAACTCACCCGCCGCTACGACTTCAGCGCCGCCCGCTTCCGCGACTGA
- a CDS encoding DUF3318 domain-containing protein, which translates to MSELQRLKGLLPPEMQSWVFVEAAASADPPLITIEEIGRDEVEIQLDLQKWDALAIDHRNLLFWHEVGRIQNDAVPRDGWEMAALAIGLGGAIGELWVQDGLLLLMALGLSGFAGYRLYLKNNSEKRLQDAIAADERAIDLACRFGYSLPNAYKSLGGALKELVEQTRKKKKRGFYEDRLEALRKSAGKARAEMAQQQGSRQSVSSENVYG; encoded by the coding sequence ATGAGCGAACTCCAGCGCCTGAAGGGGCTGCTGCCTCCCGAGATGCAGAGCTGGGTGTTTGTGGAAGCCGCCGCTTCGGCTGATCCGCCGCTGATAACCATCGAGGAGATCGGCCGCGACGAAGTGGAGATTCAGCTGGATTTGCAGAAGTGGGATGCGCTGGCGATCGACCACCGCAACCTGCTCTTCTGGCATGAAGTGGGTCGCATCCAGAACGACGCCGTACCCCGCGACGGTTGGGAGATGGCCGCACTGGCGATCGGCCTCGGCGGTGCGATCGGTGAGCTGTGGGTGCAAGACGGCCTGCTGCTGCTGATGGCCCTGGGCCTCTCCGGCTTCGCCGGCTACCGCCTCTACCTCAAAAACAATTCCGAGAAGCGCCTGCAAGACGCGATTGCAGCCGACGAGCGCGCCATCGACCTGGCCTGCCGCTTTGGCTACAGCCTGCCCAACGCTTACAAGAGCCTGGGCGGCGCTCTCAAGGAGCTGGTGGAGCAGACCCGCAAGAAGAAAAAGCGCGGCTTCTACGAAGACCGCCTCGAGGCGCTGCGCAAGAGTGCAGGCAAGGCCCGGGCCGAGATGGCTCAGCAACAGGGGTCCCGTCAATCCGTGAGCAGCGAGAACGTGTATGGCTGA
- the rsfS gene encoding ribosome silencing factor encodes MAEAVSPQKPSPDPSRPRLNLDDSHQLALLAAEACDDRKAGDIVLLRVEEISSIADWFVIATGFSDVQVRAIARSVEDKIEDESGGRLPLRKEGQKEGRWILLDYGEVIVHALTPDERSYYDLESFWGHGEKEVYLGSEQDSPA; translated from the coding sequence ATGGCTGAGGCCGTAAGCCCCCAGAAGCCCAGTCCTGACCCCAGCCGCCCGCGGCTCAACCTCGACGACAGCCATCAGCTCGCGCTTCTGGCCGCTGAAGCCTGCGACGACCGCAAGGCCGGCGACATCGTGCTGCTGCGGGTGGAGGAGATCTCCTCGATCGCTGACTGGTTTGTGATCGCCACCGGCTTCTCCGATGTGCAGGTGCGCGCCATCGCCCGCTCGGTGGAAGACAAGATCGAGGATGAGAGCGGCGGCCGCCTGCCCCTACGCAAAGAGGGCCAGAAAGAGGGCCGCTGGATCCTGCTGGATTACGGCGAGGTGATCGTGCACGCCCTCACCCCCGATGAACGCAGCTACTACGACCTCGAATCCTTCTGGGGCCACGGCGAGAAAGAGGTCTACCTAGGGTCAGAGCAAGATTCTCCGGCCTGA
- a CDS encoding SDR family NAD(P)-dependent oxidoreductase has product MPRTVLISGASRGIGRAIAERLLADGHRLSLGLRDPGVLSGSALDPERIGVDEHGQPRLLLHPYNAEDPAAAEAWVAATVSQFGAIDSVVHSAGVFSRVPLLFEPGQEQEIQQLWDVNVMGPWWLTRAAWPHLAAHGSGRVIVLVSMSGKRSKGRLAGYTASKFALMGLCQTMRNEGWEQGIRVSAICPSWVNTDMAAAVNAMPKEAMSQPGDIASLTAQLLELPNSCVPFELAVSCNLEA; this is encoded by the coding sequence ATGCCCCGCACGGTTCTAATCAGTGGCGCCAGCCGCGGCATCGGCCGCGCCATCGCCGAACGGCTACTGGCGGATGGTCATCGGCTCAGCCTGGGCTTGCGCGATCCAGGCGTGCTGAGTGGATCGGCGTTGGATCCCGAGCGCATCGGTGTGGATGAGCACGGCCAACCGCGCCTGCTGCTGCACCCTTACAACGCCGAAGACCCTGCCGCGGCTGAAGCCTGGGTAGCGGCAACCGTGAGCCAATTCGGTGCGATCGACTCCGTGGTGCACAGCGCCGGTGTGTTTTCTCGCGTTCCCCTGCTGTTTGAACCCGGCCAGGAGCAGGAGATTCAGCAGCTTTGGGACGTGAATGTGATGGGGCCCTGGTGGCTCACCCGCGCCGCCTGGCCCCACCTGGCCGCCCATGGATCCGGGCGCGTGATCGTGTTGGTGTCGATGAGCGGCAAACGCTCCAAGGGTCGTCTAGCCGGCTACACCGCCAGCAAATTCGCCCTGATGGGCCTTTGCCAAACGATGCGCAACGAAGGCTGGGAGCAGGGCATCCGGGTGAGCGCCATCTGCCCCAGCTGGGTGAACACCGACATGGCCGCAGCCGTGAACGCCATGCCCAAAGAGGCGATGAGCCAACCGGGCGACATCGCCTCCCTCACCGCGCAGCTGCTGGAACTGCCCAACAGCTGCGTGCCCTTTGAGCTGGCGGTGAGCTGCAACCTGGAGGCGTGA
- the gorA gene encoding glutathione-disulfide reductase, with product MTEHFDLVVIGAGSGGLAAAKRAASYGARVAIVEGDRVGGTCVIRGCVPKKLMVYGSAMRHHLHDAASYGWSIGETSHNSAELLQRVRAEVDRLNQLHLGFLEKAGVELVRGWGRFADAHSVSVVDQAGNEQQRLRGERILIAVGGRPHRPEIPGAELGWVSDDLFNLERLPERVVVVGAGFIACEFACILNGLGVKVTQLVRGDHLLRGFDLESSRAVQEAMEADGIEIRFAHSPAAIEGTPGDLTVITQSGERLACDGALLATGRRPFLQGLNLEAAGVAIEGHRIPVSADQVTNVPHIYAVGDVTDRVNLTPVAVDEGRALADTIWGRKPRQVDHELVASAVFSQPELSGVGLTEEAAIERFGVDGVKVHRARFRPMSQALPARDPKVLLKLVVESASGKVVGCHMVGEHAAEIIQMAAIAIGMGATKADFDRTMALHPTVAEEFVTMPN from the coding sequence ATGACTGAGCATTTCGACCTGGTGGTGATTGGCGCCGGCTCGGGTGGCCTGGCCGCCGCCAAGCGCGCCGCCAGCTACGGGGCTCGCGTGGCGATCGTGGAGGGTGATCGCGTAGGCGGCACCTGCGTGATCCGCGGCTGCGTGCCCAAGAAGCTGATGGTCTACGGCTCTGCCATGCGCCATCACCTGCACGATGCCGCCAGCTACGGATGGAGCATCGGCGAGACGTCGCACAACAGCGCCGAGCTGCTGCAGCGCGTGCGCGCCGAGGTGGATCGGCTCAACCAGCTGCATCTCGGATTTCTGGAGAAAGCCGGCGTGGAGCTGGTGCGCGGCTGGGGTCGCTTCGCCGATGCCCACAGCGTGAGCGTTGTTGATCAAGCCGGCAACGAACAGCAGCGCCTACGCGGCGAGCGCATCCTGATCGCTGTGGGTGGACGCCCCCATCGCCCCGAGATCCCCGGCGCCGAGCTGGGCTGGGTGAGCGACGACCTGTTCAACCTCGAACGCCTGCCAGAGCGCGTGGTGGTGGTGGGCGCCGGCTTCATCGCCTGCGAGTTCGCCTGCATCCTCAACGGCCTCGGCGTGAAGGTCACCCAGCTGGTGCGCGGCGATCACCTGCTGCGCGGCTTCGATCTCGAATCCAGCCGCGCTGTGCAAGAGGCGATGGAAGCCGATGGCATCGAGATCCGCTTCGCCCACAGCCCCGCTGCGATCGAAGGAACCCCCGGCGATCTCACCGTGATCACCCAAAGCGGTGAACGACTGGCCTGCGACGGCGCCCTGCTGGCCACCGGCCGGCGCCCCTTCCTGCAAGGGCTCAATCTCGAAGCCGCCGGCGTGGCGATCGAAGGCCACCGCATCCCAGTGAGCGCCGATCAGGTCACCAACGTGCCCCATATCTATGCGGTGGGCGACGTGACCGATCGCGTCAACCTCACGCCTGTTGCCGTGGATGAGGGCCGCGCCCTGGCCGACACGATCTGGGGCCGCAAACCACGCCAAGTGGATCACGAGCTGGTGGCCAGCGCCGTGTTCTCCCAGCCCGAGCTCTCAGGGGTAGGCCTCACCGAGGAAGCGGCGATCGAGCGCTTCGGCGTTGATGGTGTGAAGGTGCACCGGGCCCGCTTCCGGCCGATGAGCCAGGCGCTCCCCGCCCGTGATCCCAAGGTGTTGCTCAAGCTGGTGGTGGAGAGCGCGAGCGGCAAGGTGGTGGGCTGCCACATGGTGGGCGAACACGCCGCCGAGATCATCCAAATGGCGGCGATCGCCATCGGCATGGGCGCCACCAAGGCCGACTTCGACCGCACCATGGCGCTGCATCCCACGGTGGCCGAAGAGTTCGTCACCATGCCGAACTGA
- a CDS encoding HXXEE domain-containing protein: MNERFNPASPLGKAIFWLCLVAYGLHVIEEYDLGWKPWAEQVLGLPVTWGDFYITNGFGVIPLGLLAGGVGWQVPAAALLLPGLMLVNAVGFHVLPALRTGLYSPGLITAILLFFPLAGWCVITAYRHHRKALFIAMPLSVLFMAFPVVILLLKPVLGYS; encoded by the coding sequence ATGAACGAGCGCTTCAATCCAGCCTCGCCGTTGGGCAAGGCCATCTTCTGGCTCTGTCTGGTTGCCTACGGGCTCCATGTGATCGAGGAATACGACCTGGGCTGGAAGCCCTGGGCTGAACAGGTGCTGGGCCTACCCGTGACCTGGGGCGACTTCTACATCACCAATGGATTCGGGGTGATTCCGCTCGGTTTGTTGGCGGGCGGTGTGGGTTGGCAGGTGCCAGCGGCCGCCTTGCTGCTGCCAGGATTGATGTTGGTGAATGCCGTGGGCTTTCACGTGCTCCCTGCGCTGCGCACTGGTCTCTATTCACCAGGGCTGATCACGGCAATTCTGTTGTTCTTTCCTCTGGCGGGCTGGTGTGTGATCACCGCCTACCGGCACCACCGAAAGGCCTTGTTCATCGCTATGCCGCTGTCGGTGTTGTTCATGGCCTTTCCGGTTGTGATCCTCTTGCTCAAGCCGGTGCTTGGCTATAGCTGA
- a CDS encoding TerB family tellurite resistance protein, whose translation MVQSVPHRHRASLADPSIRADEDTARIALGALLGVAQFCAGGSTIDPAERHTIEAIRDHLAHQPQIDLDTLTPLSPEDLADQLSDPIWRARILRGMTVAALMDGELSEERLAYLRRAARVLGEGDEVVNTYANLVHERMGLVRLDMARRGFIAGAVRDFLGRGRLQAAMDLAHYVLKQNDPGEAARYRALGDLPEGTLGQAYIQFINANGFSVPGEPGGPPGTLARHDCMHVLGGYGTTPAEEGGVAGLQAGMSRNSDPFFSILLVLAEFQLGRSVVPIETGDHQHDLDPEVLFEGVERGLQMNRNLIGDWDLFADAAVPVQELRQRYGIPPRQH comes from the coding sequence ATGGTTCAGTCGGTTCCGCATCGACACCGCGCTTCTCTCGCCGATCCATCGATCCGGGCCGATGAAGACACAGCCCGGATCGCACTCGGGGCGTTGCTGGGAGTGGCTCAGTTCTGTGCCGGGGGCTCGACGATTGACCCTGCAGAACGCCACACCATCGAAGCGATTCGCGATCACCTGGCCCACCAACCCCAGATCGATCTCGACACACTCACCCCCCTCAGTCCTGAAGACCTCGCTGATCAGCTGAGCGATCCGATCTGGCGAGCCCGCATCTTGCGCGGGATGACTGTGGCCGCCCTGATGGATGGTGAGCTCAGCGAGGAGCGTCTCGCCTACCTGCGCCGTGCAGCCCGGGTTTTGGGAGAGGGTGACGAGGTGGTGAACACCTACGCCAACCTCGTGCATGAACGCATGGGCCTGGTGCGGCTGGATATGGCACGCCGCGGTTTTATCGCAGGCGCCGTCCGCGATTTTCTGGGCCGTGGCCGGCTTCAAGCCGCCATGGATTTGGCCCACTATGTGCTCAAGCAGAACGACCCGGGTGAAGCGGCCCGTTACCGCGCCCTTGGTGACTTACCGGAGGGAACACTGGGTCAGGCGTACATCCAGTTCATCAACGCCAACGGTTTTTCTGTGCCTGGCGAGCCTGGTGGCCCCCCCGGAACCCTCGCTCGCCATGACTGCATGCATGTGCTGGGTGGTTACGGAACCACGCCAGCTGAAGAAGGTGGTGTGGCTGGCTTGCAGGCAGGTATGAGCCGCAACAGCGATCCCTTCTTCTCGATTTTGCTCGTCTTGGCTGAATTCCAGCTGGGCCGTTCCGTGGTGCCGATTGAAACCGGTGACCATCAACACGATCTCGATCCAGAGGTGCTGTTTGAGGGCGTTGAGCGTGGATTGCAGATGAATCGCAACCTCATCGGCGACTGGGACCTGTTCGCCGATGCCGCTGTGCCTGTGCAGGAGCTGCGCCAGCGCTATGGCATCCCGCCAAGGCAGCACTGA
- the carB gene encoding carbamoyl-phosphate synthase large subunit has product MPRRTDLRRILLLGSGPIVIGQACEFDYSGTQACKALRAEGFEVVLVNSNPASIMTDPDMADRTYIEPLTPDVVRRVIEQERPDALLPTMGGQTALNLAVTLAKDGTLEQYGVELIGANLQAIEKAEDRDLFKQAMERIGVAVCPSGIATTLEEAEAVGEQIGSYPRIIRPAFTLGGSGGGIAYNPEEFRAICLSGLDASPVNQILIEQSLLGWKEFELEVMRDTADNVVIVCSIENLDPMGVHTGDSITVAPAQTLTDREYQRLRDQAIAIIREIGVDTGGSNIQFAINPANGDVIVIEMNPRVSRSSALASKATGFPIAKIAARLAVGYTLDEILNDITGKTPACFEPTIDYVVTKVPRFAFEKFRGSPAVLTTAMKSVGEAMAIGRNFEESFQKALRSLETGHAGWGCDRPDPSPERSDLDRTLRTPSPDRIFAVRTAMVNGYSDADIHRISAIDPWFLAKLRRIIEAEQRWLKGSRLEDLDAEALLALKQLGFSDRQIAWATGAQELAVRNQRQRLGVNAVFKTVDTCAAEFASTTPYHYATYERPIERLRDDGSLELIAPESEVQPETRRKVMILGGGPNRIGQGIEFDYCCVHASFALQAEGFATVMVNSNPETVSTDYDTSDRLYFEPLTFEDVLNVIEAEKPEGVIVQFGGQTPLKLAIPLLRWLESPAGQATGTRIWGTSPESIDTAEDREQFEAILRKLDIRQPRNGLARSEAEARVIAERVGYPVVVRPSYVLGGRAMEVVFGEEELNRYMSEAVNVEPDHPVLIDQYLENATEVDVDALCDATGRVVIGGLMEHIEPAGVHSGDSACALPAVSLEQQALATIRQWSEALALALQVNGLINLQFAIKDGDVYIIEANPRASRTVPFVAKATGVPLAKVASQIMSGKTLEQIGLTTEPVPPLQAVKEAVLPFKRFPGADSILGPEMRSTGEVMGTATGFGLAYAKAELAASEALPTSGTVFLSTHDRDKPALLPVAQRLAQLGFRLVATEGTARWLTEVGLSVEPVLKVHEGRPNIEDAIRSGEIQLVINTPVGRQAAHDDRYLRRAAIDYAVTTVTTLAGARAAVEGIAALQVQQLQVNALQDIHS; this is encoded by the coding sequence ATGCCCCGTCGCACGGATCTGCGTCGCATCCTGCTGCTGGGTTCGGGTCCGATCGTGATCGGGCAAGCCTGTGAATTCGATTACTCCGGCACCCAGGCCTGTAAAGCGCTGCGGGCCGAGGGATTTGAGGTGGTACTGGTGAACAGCAACCCGGCCTCGATCATGACCGATCCGGACATGGCGGATCGTACGTATATCGAGCCGCTCACCCCAGATGTGGTGCGGCGGGTGATTGAGCAGGAGCGCCCTGATGCGCTGCTGCCCACCATGGGCGGCCAGACCGCCCTCAACCTCGCGGTGACCCTCGCCAAAGACGGCACGCTCGAGCAGTACGGCGTGGAGCTGATCGGCGCCAACTTGCAGGCGATCGAAAAGGCCGAAGACCGCGACCTGTTCAAGCAGGCCATGGAGCGCATCGGCGTGGCCGTGTGCCCCTCCGGCATCGCCACCACCCTCGAAGAAGCCGAGGCGGTGGGCGAGCAGATCGGCAGCTACCCCCGCATCATCCGCCCCGCCTTCACCCTCGGCGGCAGCGGCGGCGGCATTGCCTACAACCCCGAAGAATTCCGCGCCATCTGCCTGAGCGGCCTCGATGCCAGCCCGGTGAACCAGATCCTGATCGAGCAGTCGCTGCTCGGTTGGAAGGAGTTCGAGCTGGAGGTGATGCGCGACACCGCCGACAACGTGGTGATCGTCTGCTCGATCGAGAATCTCGATCCGATGGGCGTGCACACCGGTGACTCGATCACCGTGGCCCCGGCTCAAACCCTCACCGACCGCGAGTACCAGCGCCTGCGCGACCAGGCGATCGCGATCATCCGCGAGATCGGTGTCGATACCGGCGGCAGCAACATCCAGTTCGCGATCAACCCCGCCAATGGCGACGTGATCGTGATCGAGATGAACCCGCGCGTGTCGCGTTCCTCGGCGCTGGCGTCGAAGGCCACAGGCTTCCCGATTGCCAAGATCGCCGCCCGCCTGGCCGTGGGCTACACCCTCGACGAAATCCTCAACGACATCACCGGCAAGACGCCGGCCTGCTTCGAACCCACCATTGATTACGTGGTCACGAAGGTGCCGCGCTTCGCGTTTGAAAAATTCCGCGGTAGCCCGGCGGTGCTCACCACGGCGATGAAGTCGGTGGGTGAAGCGATGGCGATCGGCCGCAACTTTGAGGAGTCGTTCCAGAAGGCGTTGCGTTCTCTGGAAACCGGCCACGCCGGCTGGGGCTGCGACCGGCCCGATCCCAGCCCCGAGCGCTCGGATCTCGATCGCACCCTGCGCACGCCCTCCCCTGATCGCATCTTTGCGGTGCGCACGGCGATGGTGAACGGCTACTCCGATGCCGACATCCACCGCATCTCGGCGATCGATCCCTGGTTCCTGGCGAAGCTGCGGCGCATCATCGAGGCGGAGCAGCGGTGGCTTAAGGGCTCGCGCCTGGAGGATCTCGATGCGGAGGCGCTGCTCGCCCTCAAGCAGTTGGGCTTCTCCGACCGTCAGATCGCCTGGGCCACTGGAGCCCAGGAGCTCGCGGTGCGCAACCAGCGCCAGCGCCTGGGGGTGAACGCGGTGTTCAAAACCGTTGACACCTGCGCCGCCGAATTTGCCTCCACCACCCCGTATCACTACGCCACCTACGAGCGGCCGATCGAGCGCCTGCGCGATGACGGCTCCCTGGAGCTGATCGCCCCGGAAAGCGAGGTGCAGCCCGAAACCCGCCGCAAGGTGATGATCCTGGGCGGCGGTCCCAACCGCATCGGCCAGGGCATCGAGTTCGACTACTGCTGCGTGCACGCCTCCTTCGCGTTGCAGGCCGAGGGCTTCGCCACGGTGATGGTGAACTCCAACCCAGAAACGGTGTCGACCGACTACGACACCTCCGATCGCCTCTACTTCGAGCCGCTCACCTTTGAAGACGTGCTCAACGTGATCGAGGCCGAAAAGCCCGAGGGGGTGATCGTGCAGTTCGGCGGCCAGACACCGCTCAAGCTGGCGATCCCGCTGCTGCGCTGGCTCGAATCTCCCGCTGGCCAGGCCACCGGCACCCGCATCTGGGGCACCTCGCCTGAATCGATCGATACAGCCGAAGATCGCGAGCAGTTCGAGGCGATCCTGCGCAAGCTCGACATTCGCCAGCCCCGCAACGGCCTGGCCCGCAGCGAAGCCGAAGCGCGTGTGATCGCCGAGCGGGTGGGCTATCCGGTGGTGGTGCGCCCCAGCTACGTGCTCGGCGGCCGCGCCATGGAGGTGGTGTTCGGTGAGGAAGAACTCAACCGCTACATGAGCGAGGCGGTGAACGTGGAGCCCGATCACCCGGTGCTGATCGATCAATACCTCGAAAACGCCACCGAGGTGGATGTGGATGCCCTCTGCGATGCCACCGGCCGCGTGGTGATCGGCGGCCTGATGGAGCACATCGAGCCCGCCGGCGTGCACTCCGGTGACTCCGCCTGTGCCCTGCCGGCGGTGAGCCTTGAGCAGCAGGCCCTGGCCACGATTCGCCAGTGGAGCGAAGCGCTGGCGCTGGCGCTGCAGGTGAACGGCCTGATCAACCTGCAGTTCGCGATTAAGGACGGCGACGTCTACATCATTGAGGCCAACCCTCGTGCCTCCCGCACAGTGCCCTTCGTGGCCAAGGCCACCGGCGTGCCCCTGGCGAAGGTGGCCAGCCAGATCATGTCGGGCAAAACGCTCGAGCAGATCGGCCTCACCACCGAGCCCGTGCCGCCGCTGCAGGCGGTGAAGGAAGCGGTGTTGCCGTTCAAGCGCTTCCCCGGAGCCGATTCCATCCTTGGCCCTGAGATGCGCAGCACTGGCGAGGTGATGGGCACCGCCACAGGCTTCGGCCTCGCCTACGCCAAGGCCGAACTCGCCGCCAGCGAAGCCCTGCCCACCAGCGGCACTGTGTTCCTCTCCACCCACGACCGCGACAAGCCGGCCCTGCTGCCGGTGGCTCAACGCCTGGCGCAGCTGGGCTTCCGTCTGGTGGCCACCGAAGGCACGGCTCGCTGGCTCACCGAAGTCGGTCTCAGCGTGGAGCCAGTGCTCAAGGTGCATGAGGGCCGCCCCAACATCGAAGACGCGATCCGCTCCGGTGAGATCCAGCTGGTGATCAACACCCCCGTTGGCCGCCAGGCCGCCCACGACGACAGATACCTGCGCCGCGCGGCCATCGATTACGCCGTCACCACGGTGACCACCCTCGCCGGAGCCCGCGCCGCCGTGGAAGGCATCGCCGCCCTCCAAGTCCAGCAGCTGCAGGTGAATGCTCTGCAGGACATTCACAGCTGA
- a CDS encoding DUF3386 domain-containing protein: protein MTVAPSPAVLTAGTDCTAAFRAAYENRYTWDPGFAGYSGRCVWEQGDQRVEGTFKVGADLKAQVEGIDNEEIHKAIASQLWEVCIHRVRRSFEQTHGENTFTAGDTDAVGTEVIVGGKNAGDRYRIKDDVVTMVHRHIHGTVVTIFTESTTDTGSGYLSHSYSSQYADPATGAARGGKSTFTDTFVPLAGEGPWVLSERVVETEAFGDTPAGKQVFRFEALSPNS from the coding sequence GTGACCGTTGCCCCCAGCCCTGCTGTGCTCACTGCCGGCACCGATTGCACCGCCGCATTCCGCGCCGCTTACGAAAACCGCTACACCTGGGATCCTGGCTTTGCTGGTTACAGCGGCCGTTGCGTCTGGGAGCAGGGCGACCAGCGCGTGGAGGGCACCTTCAAGGTGGGTGCTGATCTGAAGGCCCAGGTGGAGGGCATCGACAACGAGGAAATCCACAAGGCGATCGCCTCCCAGCTCTGGGAGGTGTGCATCCACCGGGTGCGCCGCAGCTTTGAGCAGACCCACGGCGAGAACACCTTCACCGCTGGCGACACCGATGCGGTGGGCACCGAGGTGATCGTGGGCGGCAAAAATGCCGGTGATCGCTATCGCATCAAAGATGACGTGGTGACGATGGTGCACCGCCACATCCACGGCACCGTGGTGACGATCTTCACCGAAAGCACCACCGACACCGGCAGTGGCTATCTCAGCCACAGCTACAGCAGCCAGTACGCCGATCCCGCCACTGGCGCCGCCCGCGGTGGCAAGAGCACCTTCACCGACACCTTTGTGCCCCTCGCGGGCGAAGGCCCCTGGGTGTTGAGTGAGCGCGTGGTGGAGACCGAAGCCTTTGGCGACACGCCCGCCGGCAAGCAGGTGTTCCGTTTCGAAGCACTCAGCCCCAACAGCTGA